The genomic stretch GCAGTCGCTGCGCGACGCCGGGGTGCAGATCAAGGCGTTTGCCACCCGCAGCGGCTGGCTCAATCGTTTCCAGGTGAATTTTCGCAACCACCGCAAGATTGTCGTGGTCGATGGCCTGACCGGGTTCGTCGGCGGGCATAACGTGGGTGACGAATACATGGGCAAGAAACCCCCGCTTGCGCCGTGGCGCGACACCCATGTGCAAGTCAGCGGCCCGGTGGTGGCCTGCCTGCAGGAATCGTTTGCCGAGGACTGGTTCTGGGCCGCGCGCGAACTGCCGCCGCTGATTCTGCCCGACACCTATGCCGATGACGGTGTGCTCTGCCAACTGCTGGCCAGCGGCCCGGCGGACCCGTATGAAACCTGCTCACTGTTTTTCGTCGAGGCCATTCATGCCGCGACTGAGCGGGTGTGGCTCACCAGCCCGTATTTCATCCCCGACGAAGCGGTATTCGCCGCGCTGCGCCTGGCAGTGTTGCGTGGCGTGGATGTGCGCTTGCTGCTGCCGTCACGCCCCGACCATCGCATTGTCTACGCCGCATCCAGCCTGTATGCGATTGAAGCGGTGCGCGCCGGGGTTCGGGTGTTCCGCTACAAGCCGGGTTTTCTGCATCAGAAAGTGGTGCTGGTCGACCGCGAAATCAGTGCCATCGGCAGCGCGAACCTGGACAACCGTTCGTTTCGCCTCAACTTTGAAGTGATGTTGCTGACTGTGGACAAAGCCTTCGCCAGCGAAGTGGAGCACATGCTGCTGGACGACTTTGCCCAGGCCCACGAAACCAGCCAGGCAGAAAGCCAACAGACCCGCCGCCTGCAACAACTGGGCATGCGGGTGGCGCGACTGATTTCCCCGATCCTTTAGCCAACATCAAACCAAATGTGGGAGCTGGCTCAGCTCCCACATTTAGTCTTTCAGTGGGCCAACGATCTCAGCGGTAGAGGTCTTCCCGCGTCCACGGCAGCTCATGGCTGCCATCGGCATGGGGCTTGACCGCCAGGATCTGGTGCAGGTTGATCCAGCCCCGGGCAAACGCATACGCACAGCCCGCCAGGTACAGCCGCCAGATGCGCAGTGCCTGGGCCGGAACCATTTTCGCTGCCGCCTCCAGATTGTCTTCCAGACGCTCGCTCCAGTGATCCAGGGTGCGCGCGTAATGCAGGCGCAGGCTTTCCACATCGACCACTTCCAGCCCGACCTCGCTGATTTCGGCGCTGATCATCACCAGGTGCGGCAGCTCG from Pseudomonas fluorescens encodes the following:
- the cls gene encoding cardiolipin synthase, encoding MDFFGPHLLGYVIATLHFLGSLAALHAVLTVRTAQGSIAWALSLMFMPYLTLIPYLIFGRSSFDAYIQARRQANQEMHKAITELNWRPWVEEALAARNSRAYASLRAMPKLGRMPCLANNQVRLLVNGDATFSAIFDAIRAAKTAVLVQFFIIHDDELGRQLHSLLKAKAAQGVTIYVLYDRIGSHSLPHRYVQSLRDAGVQIKAFATRSGWLNRFQVNFRNHRKIVVVDGLTGFVGGHNVGDEYMGKKPPLAPWRDTHVQVSGPVVACLQESFAEDWFWAARELPPLILPDTYADDGVLCQLLASGPADPYETCSLFFVEAIHAATERVWLTSPYFIPDEAVFAALRLAVLRGVDVRLLLPSRPDHRIVYAASSLYAIEAVRAGVRVFRYKPGFLHQKVVLVDREISAIGSANLDNRSFRLNFEVMLLTVDKAFASEVEHMLLDDFAQAHETSQAESQQTRRLQQLGMRVARLISPIL